A region of Massilia sp. KIM DNA encodes the following proteins:
- the ftsY gene encoding signal recognition particle-docking protein FtsY gives MFSFFKRKKAAPETPALPDLAPESVPVPVPAVAAEPEAPAAAPVATDFADGALFPETAERPTSPAEQKQSWMARLKAGLSKTSSNLSLLFVGARIDEDLYEELESALLMSDAGMDATQHLLDALRRRVKDEKLLDAAAVKNALKELMIELLQPLQKPLELGRHEPLVMMISGVNGAGKTTTIGKLAKHMQRFDQSVLLAAGDTFRAAAREQLMVWGQRNNVTVISQASGDPAAVAFDAVQSGKARGVDVVMVDTAGRLPTQLHLMEELKKIKRVIGKGMESAPHETLLVIDGNTGQNALAQVKAFDDALQLTGLIVTKLDGTAKGGVLAAIARTRPIPVYFIGVGEKLDDLQPFNAEEFVEALLG, from the coding sequence ATGTTTAGTTTCTTCAAAAGAAAAAAAGCGGCCCCGGAAACGCCGGCCCTGCCCGACCTCGCGCCCGAGTCAGTCCCGGTCCCGGTACCGGCCGTCGCGGCCGAGCCCGAGGCTCCTGCCGCCGCGCCCGTCGCGACCGACTTCGCGGACGGCGCCCTGTTCCCCGAAACCGCCGAGCGTCCCACCAGCCCGGCCGAGCAGAAGCAATCCTGGATGGCCCGCCTCAAGGCCGGCCTGTCCAAGACCTCGAGCAACCTGTCTCTGCTCTTCGTCGGCGCGCGAATCGACGAAGACCTGTACGAGGAACTCGAAAGCGCCCTCCTGATGTCGGACGCCGGCATGGACGCCACCCAGCACCTGCTCGACGCCCTGCGCCGCCGCGTCAAGGACGAAAAGCTGCTGGACGCCGCCGCCGTCAAGAACGCGCTCAAGGAATTGATGATCGAGCTGCTGCAGCCCCTGCAGAAGCCGCTCGAGCTCGGCCGCCACGAGCCGCTGGTGATGATGATTTCCGGCGTCAACGGCGCCGGCAAGACCACCACCATCGGCAAGCTGGCCAAGCACATGCAGCGCTTCGACCAGTCGGTGCTGCTGGCCGCCGGCGACACCTTCCGCGCCGCCGCCCGCGAGCAGCTGATGGTCTGGGGACAGCGCAACAACGTCACCGTGATCTCCCAGGCTTCGGGCGATCCGGCCGCGGTCGCCTTCGACGCGGTGCAGTCGGGCAAGGCGCGCGGCGTCGACGTGGTGATGGTCGACACCGCCGGCCGCCTGCCGACCCAGCTGCACCTGATGGAAGAACTCAAGAAGATCAAGCGCGTCATCGGCAAGGGCATGGAGAGCGCCCCCCACGAGACCCTGCTGGTGATCGACGGCAATACCGGCCAGAACGCCCTGGCCCAGGTCAAGGCCTTCGACGACGCCCTGCAGCTCACCGGCCTGATCGTCACCAAGCTGGACGGCACCGCCAAGGGTGGCGTGCTGGCGGCGATCGCGCGCACCCGCCCGATCCCGGTGTACTTCATCGGCGTGGGCGAGAAGCTCGACGACCTGCAGCCCTTCAACGCGGAAGAATTCGTCGAAGCGCTGCTCGGCTGA